attttgattactaataatgataatgatcatattattaatatgagatttatactttatcttgaaattacatatataataactttcattgaatatttattatttataaattttgttatagtatacatataataataattatagtaatcatatataaattcactttaaattacacttaattattttgtatcttattttacatatttaatttatattttaaaatgtcaaattattatatacatttacatttatatttatatacatatttatttacaaacaattgttcgtgaatcgtcgggcatggtcaaaggtcaaatgataacagttcaaaaattttgagactcaacattacagactttgcttatcatgttggaaacatataaatattaagtttaattttgattgaaaatttccaggtcatcacatcatcttcatctcgggcttcagcagcagtaagaacaaatgcacgaccctttgcagcagtagtattggttccagtagcgggattatctttcttcttaggacaatttggactaatgtgtcccttttctccacaagtgtaacaagtaggaggagctttggcaggaacaatagctttatcctttggaggagtcttacacgtcttagcaacgtgtcccattttcttacacaacgaacaagtagcagtacaccgccccaggtgatgcctttcacaacgaacacaaaaaggataggtacccttataattcgtccttgtactatctgcaggcttcttactaacattctgagccgaaccttgagacgGCTTAAACTTCCCTTTTCCTTCATTGCTCTTAGTGTCAACCTGTTTATTaaccgacgctcttcttctcttggccaacatcagattttgtgccatgagaatcacagtatcaagagtaaccttctcgacagcaataacattcccctgaacatcctcagggagaccttcaatatacctttcaattcttctagcttcggtaggaaacatctcgggacacaaaGTTGAAAGCTCGAGAAAACGattggtgtagctttcaatatcagtacccttcaccttgagttcccagaacttggcttcaagtttttgaacttgacttctcggacaaaatttattaaccatcatgcttttgagttcgtcccacgggattgcattagcattgtcaattcccacggacttagcatgagcagtccaccaagtcaaagcattgccagctaatgagccagtggcatatttgacccgatcgttatccccgcagttgcaaatgcggaagatggactctagcttctcgaaccatcgaactagttcgacagcctcttcatttcccttgaaagcgggaggatggcagattgtaaagtccttgtaagaacaaggtttcggttgaggattaacattatcaGCTTGAGCGTTGCCTTGGGCGTCAACAAGCAATTGTTGGAATTGTTCAGTGGTCAATACgatgttgttaacagtaggtgcagctgatcgaaccatgatgtcactacatagaagtgaacataagtttggtaaggtgacaagttataagtttgggcaattataagtatgaataaaataaagcattgatatcacatgatattaatagaacactttatattattggagtaaggcattaaataagcctttttaatacacgattcggaaatagaaatagtttaaagcatagcctttacatagacaaggaattggaaaaataatctagaaaatattaagattgaagtaatcttcatatttcttcttctcgtcctcaaccttcttcataaactcatcaactttctcgttcctcgccttttgcttctcatagagatactcgaggttatcatagaggttagtaacgtggatgttgactgcgttgttatcgtacccctttagagcaagctgcttgttgactcgatttctttccatatccaaccagaaatcaacattatccttgagatgagcaagtgattgctttccccaacgggtgttAGGGTAGTAGTCTGGATACTTAGGTAAAGtattcggactatagtttggtgagggaggaccaccaagaccataaggtgggctttggactcgtctcgaagttgaagagtgtccaacacctacttcggttgtAGGGTTAAAGCGAGCCATTTCTTCAGAAGATTTGAAGAGAGTCATTTTATTTGGTTGATttacgcttgagcttgacatcctaacattaggaaagagactttgattaggatctttgagtcaagtttagtaaggcataagtgttaagattataaggtaatcctaagtaCTTTAAGTCTAAggtaggaaaggttatagtttcctagattgctaaggcaccctagctagcaaataaggcacacataaagatgcaatcttggttctctataacagcctggttatgctctgataccaatctatcacacccccaattagggcctgggtgaatgtgacattaatatcaaataaatcaacatattataatatacgagagcaatactaaatgataagaacaaactttattgagtatgcagcggaaaatgaatgtcgttacaataatggaaattacaataaagtaattgtttcaaatgcaagaataataaatgcgatatctcttgatcctaagtccaagtagcatcacataagcagtaagtaaataagcttgatcaatcggcacatgagacaaacatgctaaagtgtcaaccaaaaaggttgagtgaagttcataggtttaacaaataagtttgactgttgttttagaccacaagatttagtttataaagttggtctcgcagggaccaaaaagttatgtcaattcatgatatttagactaaacgttcaaagtttgccccaatgacaagttatgtctatacttgtcggtttaatttcattattaagtaatacaatgacttggtcaaatgtatcggggacgttactcccgataggcctacccccaataattaagaatgcatttaacgagcaattaaaaatatcactgtagggacttagtcggacatagccgggtatagcatagtttagcagttggtacttgtgtctaaattgtaaatagtaaaagtagcatgtgtctcaccccaagaagttaaataagttgtgcacaatataaagtggggctatgaaaatcaccttagtaagtagagagagatcgttattcctcggaatagaaagtttggatgaatgagcagaaagtcaacgTAAGGACATTTAAgaatagttaagtgttttgcccaaatttaggtttaagtatgcaagtgttttaagtatagtttgttttactaagttccattcctagtaagtttctacttttagcaagttttcatttttagtaattttcacttttagtaagttagtgtcgaacactagtgagttgtctttAATAAGTCTaacacctattaagtgtgaagataactaagtgtatgattactatagtcgggtttgacattgtgcatcatacccaaacatctatgccatcgccgagtcactagaatgaccaattgttaccggttggcccaggatttcttgaccaaaatctaagtttggcattcgtaatccacaagcgtcccatagtggtaccaaggatcaccctaggccttaagtagcgttgacgttcgagtaatcacacgttatcttgaatgactattgtaatcgtgtgtCATACTATAAGTAGTATATTTTAAGTGATAGTAGTAGTATGagtgtataagtgttaagtagtagtataagtaGTAGTTTGTAGCATAAATTGTATTAGGGttaagtagtagtattaattaattaggtttaattaattaaagtagtatttaatgattagggtttatgtgataaatgtttaatagtattattaggtttagggtttagtgaagtaatgattaggtaatgattagggtttaggtaatattggggttttattaaattagggttagattaattagggtttaagtattaaatatatatatatatatatatatatatatatatatatatatatatatatatatatatatatatagtcgtgtatatatatatgtatatatatatattttttttattagtaaatacatatatatgtaatgtgTATCTACTTTAAAAATATAACTACCCTAACACAATCTTAGTGAATCGTTAAGGTTTTTAAGAtctaaacaatttttttttatatatatgtatgtaagctGTATGTATGTatagtgtgacaacccagaaatttttgaccaaatttaaactttatatttaaatgatttaatgttttcgacacgataagcaaagtctgtaatgttcagtcacgaaagttttggaactatattcatgtaatcaattattctttgactgttctcgaagattcacgaacaatatatatatataacttaatgtgcatatatatttgatttcaagttatttagtaaacgatagtaacattcgattattgattcgattgatatttagataagttaactaaaacgtttaagatgaaccagtaaaacactaatttgctacagtatttttgaattgctacagtacccgaaaagctacagtgttttcggaaatcactatttgctacagtgaaaatgtatatatgtatatgtatatactacgatatgatgatttatagaagcaaataaccaaaacacttaattgattaaagctacacttcgagtgacatagtttatcaatgattaagtttaatttttgataaaggtacacgtcgcgtaacgaaaagtactagttttctaagcgtacgaaaatgtattcgagaaaccggaaccgggacataagtcgagtaacaacgtacgagtcaacggaccaaaaattacaagttaactatgcacgtaaatataatataatatataaataattatataaattaaatatattatatatattatataacattaTGTAGACAAACTAAAAGTTAAACGAAGTGAGCTGGTgacagatggccatgcgatcgcatggccaaacaacctccaaaccatgcgatcgcatggaaggagaaatcaggccaacactataaaagctcgaccatttctacttctgattcaatcattttactccgtatttatattattattattattattattattattattattattattattattattattattattattattattattattattattattattattattaagattaatattattattaatcttattattattagtattatacataaaatactacgacgaggttatgagcgcgtcactttcaaaaatgggttttcgagcgggatagagttaaggaaactatgggttatagctatggaggttatgggtaatgttcgtgggtattgtttgcaaatcaaacctagtgtttatcatctctgttacgtctacgtactttcctacaatattgaatcacaatattgatacgtgagcattcatatcttatcttttatatattaatagtgtatacatgtctagtgctcgcgtatatatgtttatgcatgcttttatgctaaatttcgtcgttagatagtttatgatgaatcacgaattaaatacatatattactgataaaaggtatatgatatgcatgtcgttggaaagctggcgaaaaatcaataacttttcatttagaaatcgcgtaatttcggtgaacgaattaaaagttatgatcaactgaattatgattaacgttaattgaaattgcttttgaatctgcaattgatatttaaacaacttgttaataagattgataaagtggatttttgaatattactagtcgagtaaatgaatccttatataggacacgtctagttttgttaaacaactgtcaaaattgactttttgaaacaactttggataacttttgtatgtcgatctcgagcattatgattgtgatacactatgacctgacctagcttgatagatatttattgaccaacatatgttatcTAGGTTGAGAtcacggttatttggtaattcgagtttcggtcacattttggtgaacgactttatatgctgctaaggtgagtttcattcgctccctttttaattgcttttgtaatctatatttttgggctgagaatacatgcactttatttttaacgcaatggatacaagtacatactaaattctacaccgagtttgaaccgaaaatcccttagctttggtaactagtaactgccagttataagaactggtgggcgtgaatagttgtatatggatccatagggcttgatatccccgtccgagctagagcactagccttttaacggacatatgctatttgagaagcgtacacgttggtttgcgtgtattattaagatgattatataaagggtataaattatatattcgttaagtttagttaccagggtgctcaatcttgtagaatattttgataaacgtttctggatgaaacaactgaaatcttgtgatccacctttatatacagattatgcgcaacattaaaactatgaactcaccaacctttgtgttgacacttttaagcatgttttattctcaggttcctagaaatcttccgctttttgcttatacgttatacaagctatgtgcatggagtcatacatgctttattcaagaaaacttttcattcacaaaatcatcaccatgtatcttattttgactgcattgtcaacagatgttgtattgtaaactattatatacggcgaTTGTCTATacttagaaatcatcagacgtcaaaaaccttggatttatatattcatttatggtgtgccttttcaaaagaatgcaatgtttacaaaacgtatcatatagaggtcaaaatctcactatgaaatcaatgaatgatatattcgtccaaagggatttggaaggatcgtcacatataggtatatgcatatatatatatatatatatatatatatatatatatatatatatatatatatatatatatatatatatatatatatatatatatatatatatatatatatatatatatatatatatatattttacaatatgaatatgattatgaatgagATTAATAACATGAATATGATTATAAACATGAATTAACAAGATGGAATTTAAAAGTTTAGATCTAggtttttaccttgatgaagattgATGAAGATTAACAAAAGAAGAGAAaaaacacttgaagatgaagatcaaagctcTCCAATaatcaagaacaccttgaagatctttgaagaacgcgaagaacgagcttgaagatcacttgaaaaacccttgaagattggtgatgatgaattcgatggtggtggtggtgattttcggtttttggccgaaaattaggagagggagagagagagatttgagagtgaattgagagaatgatttggtacaagaaaATGGGTTAGCCTAGATCCCTATTTATAGGAGGGATTggagaattctagaattagggtttaattaggaattactttggGAACATGTCAAGATTAATGAGGAGGTGATGGGGGGTTGCTTGGGCCGAAATTTAgaggggcaaaagggtaattttccCTTCAAATTTTCGGCTAAGGTTAGGAGAATTAGGGTTTggaactttttcactttagtcattgtactttagattagcttaaatggttccttaattatccaagtttaattatttaagtgtacaaggtttaaggttatttattttgttcacaaaaattaataagctcattattcttatctttttattaacttgtcagttattacacaaagttaattattatgttttataattcttaacgcttaacaattatcgattaaagttaaatcattaagtttaattatattgttgggcatttaatattgaaaaaatatagaatggaaaaatgatggtcgttatagtaccttcccgttattagaaacttcgtcccgaacttttaggtagatttctcgtttgcatcagcagttgggaagagatggggatatttccgtatcatgtggtctttgcgttcccatgtaagaaaaaaaaaatattaaatagaaagaaaaaaaaaacaatattAAATTGTCTTTCACGTCTTATTCAATACTTAGTCATAAAACCATtcaaataataattaaatcatacaAATCATTACTTAATCatagatattatattatattataaatcaaTATAATAGTGTGTGAGGTTTTTGGAATGTATGAACAACGAATTGCATAAGGAATACCGAGTCGTAAACTATGCATATCATCAAAgttaattaatttttttaatacaACAAGAAAAGGTTGTCACAACTTCATCCAGAGGCCAATTCCTAAGTCATAGACCCTCTCAACAATACTTATATGATAATTATTATCGAGTATCaactaaatatattaaacaaaAGAGTTGCGATAAAAGGGAGAAGATTTATGTTACCTGATTAATGTAAATATTTTTATACGGTCTAATATAATTTAGATGACCACTCAAATGCGTTGGTACAGACTTCTTATTCTAAAATTTCTTAAAAAGATATTACAAGGCCAATCGTTAAACTATTTTAGAAAGACAGTTAAATTTTCATGGTTATTGCTATTATAAGTTTATAACTCTTGTGAAATGATTATTTTCTAAGAATAAAGTATtttcatacggagtattattttttcTGTAGAAAATAAGTTATAATAACGAAGTAAAGACAATAGGAAAGAAAAGATGAATCTTTTTAATTTGAACGTAATTGTTAGAGAAGAAATTGAGTATAAATAATTCATTCACCTTTTTCTTTTTTCCTTAAAATATTAGAACACTAAAGCtaaatttttttctttcttttcgaaaaaaaaaaagtcTAAATAGAAGTTAAGACTTAAGAGCTATACTTAGAATGCTTAACTATTATTCCAAAGCTATAAATAGCCAAGTTCAAAGTACAAGTGCTAGTGTGCGTGTGCTACCTAAAGTTATAAACATAGAAAAAtgatatgtatgtatttatatttatgaaaaatgtagTTAGTGAACATGTAAAGTTAACAAAGTAACCAAACTGATGATTAACTATCTCTCCAACTTTCATTTGTTTTTTACATTTAAGGCatacaataaaacaatatatatttcTTAAAAAACTACGTTCTATAACTGTTTCAACGGCTAGAAGACGAAGAAGATGAATGCGACGTCGTATTAACACTTCCCGGAGCTCCATTTCCATGAAACAAATCCGACAAATAATTTCCCAAATCTTCAGGTGCAAATCTAACAACTGAATCAACACCTCTAAACATATCTCGATAATTCTCGTAAAACGCCCGATAACACGGTACAATTTTCTTCGCAATCGAAATCTTAATTTCGTCACGAATTTTCGAATCCGGTATAATCCACGTTGACTGTTTTTTGTACACGTCATCAAATTGTAGATTAAACCGCCTAAAACAATCCCTAGCCGTTTCGATCGGTAAATTATCAACCGTTGGATCATCAGGTAACGACGTCATCACTTTACTCCATGCCATTCGTTCGTAGTTCGCTGCGTATTGTTTTACTTTCAGCTCGTGTTTCTCGATCCATTCGTCTCCAATTAATATCCCTAAATTCGAGTTTTTAACCTTTGAAACGACGTAGTTTAGGTTGTTTACAAGAAATAAGTACGATTGCGCTACGTCTTTATAAAGCTCGGCTCCAGCGTCGATTTTACACAATAATACGAGTACGAGCCACGCGAATCGAGACGATATTGTCGACGATTCGTCCAATGACGTGGATGAAAAGTACGATTCTGGTAACGGTGATTGAATGTGTAGCGGCCAGTCCGCTACAATATCATTCAACGCGGGACTATAATCACTTAAAAAAACTAAATAGTTCATAACGTAACGCGTTAACGGATGAATTCCTCCTCCGTTAACTGCATTTTTCAACGTTTCTTTTTGTATCGCAGTTTCGAAATCAGTTAACATTGCGCGAACAGCATCACCTAGTTTCACGAGCGATGTAACCGCTTGTGTTCGAACGATTACCGTCGATTCGAACGAAAACGTCATTTCGATCTCGTTCCATTGATCCGAAACCGCATTGTACATGTCTAATGTACGGAACATTCTCTCCATTGATTTCTTCGATTTCGCAACGAGTTCTGGAAACTCAAATAAACTCGTAGCGCGATCTTTACAAATATCCGAGAAGCATGATTCTCGAATCCTATCTGCCGATGAAAACACGTAGTCGCAGAGTATTCGTTCACCATAAAATAACGATTTCACTGCGACTTTTTCAGCGTGTAACCACTTCTTAATTTTAAGTTCCAGTGTGTCCCAATCTAGTTTGTTAATTTGATTGAAACTGTATTTTTCGACACCTAGATTATACAGCGTCTCATCAACAATCGATTTTCTGATAATTTTGTAGATTTTTATGCATTCTTGACCATAGCCAGAAGATATCATACAATCTGCAATAGATTTTAGATCTTCCATAACGAGTTCTGATGGCGAAACACGTTCGCCATCACAAACGCTAGATCTAGAAACTGATACTCGGTCGTCTTCTTCTGAAGCGTCATCATCTTCAGACGCTTCAGAAATGATAGATCTAGGTCTAGACGAACGCTTAGAACCCGAAACTGAAACCGAAACCGATTCTGAATCTAGAACGTCTCTATTACCAGATAAAATCTGGTAAAATTCTTTCTCTAATCTCTTCATGGCAACTTGCATCAACTTTTGAGCATGAATGAGTTTATCTGATCTAGCGCTTTCGGACACGAAATAATGCATTGCAGATTGCAAGTTTTTAACCGATTTAATAAACTGTCGTGCTTCGTATTTGTCTCCCGTAAACAATGAGTCTTGTTTCGTGTAAAGTGATGAATTTAGGTCCCATCGGTTGATGATTTGTTCGGCGTATAACAAATCTTCTTCCATTATCGAAGCCGAAAATGTTTGACGACTCGGAGTGCTTATCGGAGACCGAGATGGCGATTTATCGTTAGAATTAGTCGGCGATGAAGCTTTTGATGATGCAAACAACTTACTCCTCATGATTTTTAGTTCGTTTTTCAACTTTCAGTTATTCAGTTACAAACTAGCAGCAGAAAATGTAAGATGAAAAGGtttttgaattttatttataaagtTTGTTATGAAAGTTGAGAGAAGAAAAATATAACAAATTTGGAACTGAGGATAGTGAATAACGATTTTAGGGTATTTATAGAGGATGAATATTGGGTAGTTGAAATGGTCAAAAGGTTTTGATTTGGCAAGTTGGATGAGATAACGCGGTGGTGCAACATAAAAGgcaccagtttttttttttttttttttttttttttttttttttttttttaaatcaaaacatGAAAAATATGAGAGGTTGAAAATTAAAGTAAAATAAGTCAACAAATTAAGCTAACCTTTGATTGGTCAGAAATGAGAGAATTGAAGTGTAATGTTTGGTGTGTTGTTGTTTGTATACATAAAAATGGAAATTTTAATGTCGATGTATATCatgaaaatcaaagtcaaaagaCGTGATTCGAAAATTGTTGATCAATATTGGATGTTTGTGTAAaatatcttgatttcataagtgtgTATCAAAACTCAAAAAATAATGAGTGTGTTGGTAGTTTTGAAAGTTaggatttaattattatttatttatttgttattttaattaatGTTTAAT
This genomic stretch from Rutidosis leptorrhynchoides isolate AG116_Rl617_1_P2 chromosome 11, CSIRO_AGI_Rlap_v1, whole genome shotgun sequence harbors:
- the LOC139876705 gene encoding exocyst complex component EXO70H1-like translates to MRSKLFASSKASSPTNSNDKSPSRSPISTPSRQTFSASIMEEDLLYAEQIINRWDLNSSLYTKQDSLFTGDKYEARQFIKSVKNLQSAMHYFVSESARSDKLIHAQKLMQVAMKRLEKEFYQILSGNRDVLDSESVSVSVSGSKRSSRPRSIISEASEDDDASEEDDRVSVSRSSVCDGERVSPSELVMEDLKSIADCMISSGYGQECIKIYKIIRKSIVDETLYNLGVEKYSFNQINKLDWDTLELKIKKWLHAEKVAVKSLFYGERILCDYVFSSADRIRESCFSDICKDRATSLFEFPELVAKSKKSMERMFRTLDMYNAVSDQWNEIEMTFSFESTVIVRTQAVTSLVKLGDAVRAMLTDFETAIQKETLKNAVNGGGIHPLTRYVMNYLVFLSDYSPALNDIVADWPLHIQSPLPESYFSSTSLDESSTISSRFAWLVLVLLCKIDAGAELYKDVAQSYLFLVNNLNYVVSKVKNSNLGILIGDEWIEKHELKVKQYAANYERMAWSKVMTSLPDDPTVDNLPIETARDCFRRFNLQFDDVYKKQSTWIIPDSKIRDEIKISIAKKIVPCYRAFYENYRDMFRGVDSVVRFAPEDLGNYLSDLFHGNGAPGSVNTTSHSSSSSSSR